Proteins found in one Litorihabitans aurantiacus genomic segment:
- a CDS encoding alpha-L-fucosidase yields MGGALLTAVPTAPTLAAPTDALNVAFAGSLVGTEAYTSQGDEVLRGSLRRAQGGEVQTPGVGVTLTGPDQGILFDAREPVLGEDAMTGTVVLEAVFTPAAEQGGTATLVSAGGHLRAEITDGELRYGFESGDGSVLHEEAVPAPEAGAEHRLSLLYSAPDGGGRLEAYLDGEALPEVAADAPATVATDLGASFGFGTDVSADRSGRGLTGDLHEVRVAGGVTQTAPAVFELQPRAAATELVNLQLDGSIADDGSYRAAPTEALEGTARGRAGDEIVAGSALELPSRSSGLDVSVDGVTSRQALESGFIAEVSLTAGAEPDDLDTIVSLGGSLYVRMQGGLLRYGFDARNGSGGWDTRARDVTLPAGPHTLSVAYVPEDGEHRLVVAVDGRLLPAVTSPTPPDVSDAVTETVAFGNESNPGGRERGIRGSMDAVRFATLADGFEIGDFTLQEVDLNASCVAREFTEPAQVIEMQPTDCADDILQAASMLRPSAEQWDWQQDKLSAFIHFGINTFTQVEWGEGDEDPTLFDPTEEVDTDEWVRALADAGYRRVIYTAKHHDGFVGWQSRYTDFGVMSSPWRDGQGDILADLSASVEKYGLELGIYLSPADSFQEDAGVFGNGSTPSPRTIPTLVEGDDRAGQDLPTFTYEATDYGALFLNMLYEVLTQYGPVTQVWFDGAPGNTDIPEVYDFRAFDELIQELQPGALVSIVGEDVRWVGNEHGEAPVASWSSAATSSTPGGRSSRSSGRRCPARTTSSSTT; encoded by the coding sequence GTGGGGGGCGCGCTCCTGACGGCCGTCCCGACGGCCCCGACGCTGGCGGCACCGACCGACGCCCTGAACGTGGCGTTCGCCGGGAGCCTGGTGGGGACGGAGGCGTACACGAGTCAGGGGGACGAGGTCCTGCGCGGCAGCCTCCGACGGGCGCAGGGCGGAGAGGTGCAGACGCCCGGCGTCGGTGTGACGCTCACGGGTCCGGACCAGGGCATCCTCTTCGACGCCCGGGAACCCGTGCTCGGCGAGGACGCGATGACGGGGACGGTCGTGCTGGAGGCGGTGTTCACCCCTGCTGCCGAGCAGGGCGGGACGGCGACGCTCGTGTCGGCTGGTGGGCACCTACGGGCGGAGATCACCGACGGTGAGCTGCGTTACGGCTTCGAGTCGGGTGACGGGTCCGTGCTCCACGAGGAGGCGGTTCCGGCGCCCGAGGCGGGTGCCGAGCACCGGCTCTCCCTCCTCTACAGCGCGCCCGACGGCGGCGGGCGCCTCGAGGCCTACCTCGACGGCGAGGCGCTGCCCGAGGTCGCGGCCGACGCCCCCGCGACAGTCGCTACGGACCTCGGCGCGAGCTTCGGATTCGGGACCGACGTGAGCGCTGACCGGTCCGGACGGGGCCTGACGGGTGATCTTCACGAGGTCCGGGTGGCGGGCGGCGTCACCCAGACGGCCCCGGCCGTCTTCGAGCTCCAGCCCCGGGCCGCTGCGACCGAGCTCGTGAACCTCCAGCTCGACGGGTCGATCGCCGACGACGGTTCCTACCGGGCGGCGCCGACCGAGGCCCTGGAGGGAACAGCGCGCGGTCGTGCTGGCGACGAGATCGTCGCCGGCTCGGCGCTCGAGCTCCCCAGCAGGTCCTCGGGGCTGGACGTGTCGGTCGACGGCGTCACGTCGCGTCAGGCGCTCGAGAGCGGGTTCATCGCCGAGGTCTCGCTGACGGCGGGCGCGGAGCCCGACGACCTCGACACCATCGTCTCCCTCGGCGGGAGCCTGTACGTGCGCATGCAGGGCGGACTCCTGCGCTACGGTTTCGACGCCCGCAACGGCAGCGGTGGATGGGACACCCGGGCGCGGGACGTCACGCTGCCCGCCGGCCCGCACACCCTCTCGGTGGCCTACGTGCCGGAGGACGGCGAGCACCGACTGGTGGTGGCGGTCGACGGCAGACTGCTCCCCGCGGTCACCAGTCCGACCCCTCCCGACGTCTCCGACGCGGTCACGGAGACGGTCGCGTTCGGTAACGAGTCCAACCCCGGAGGGCGCGAGCGCGGCATCCGTGGCTCGATGGACGCGGTGCGCTTCGCCACGCTCGCCGACGGTTTCGAGATCGGCGACTTCACCCTCCAGGAGGTGGACCTGAACGCGAGCTGTGTCGCGCGGGAGTTCACCGAGCCTGCCCAGGTGATCGAGATGCAGCCCACGGACTGTGCCGACGACATCCTGCAGGCGGCGTCGATGCTTCGTCCGAGTGCGGAGCAGTGGGACTGGCAGCAGGACAAGCTGAGCGCGTTCATCCACTTCGGGATCAACACGTTCACGCAGGTCGAGTGGGGTGAGGGCGACGAGGATCCGACGCTGTTCGATCCGACGGAGGAGGTGGACACGGATGAGTGGGTCCGTGCGCTGGCCGACGCCGGTTACCGACGGGTGATCTACACGGCCAAGCACCACGACGGTTTTGTGGGGTGGCAGTCGCGCTACACCGACTTCGGTGTCATGTCCTCGCCGTGGCGCGACGGGCAGGGCGACATCCTGGCGGACCTGTCGGCCTCCGTGGAGAAGTACGGGCTGGAGCTGGGGATCTACCTCTCGCCGGCCGACTCCTTCCAGGAGGATGCGGGGGTGTTCGGGAACGGCAGCACACCGAGCCCGCGGACCATCCCGACACTCGTCGAGGGTGACGACCGGGCCGGGCAGGATCTGCCGACCTTCACCTACGAGGCCACGGACTACGGTGCGCTGTTCCTGAACATGCTCTACGAGGTGCTGACGCAGTACGGCCCCGTCACCCAGGTCTGGTTCGACGGCGCGCCGGGCAACACCGACATTCCGGAGGTCTAC